The sequence below is a genomic window from Candidatus Eisenbacteria bacterium.
GGCCGCAAGCAAGATATGTTAGCCCTGCTGAAACTTCAACACTGAACGCACAGGCACACTGCCATTCCACGAGCAAAATGCCACATTGTCCGGCTAATCCTTCTTCTTGTCACACAAGAATCCAACAAGTTGTCCTGTTTGTCAAGGGAAATGGGGTCACAAGGGGCAAGGTTAATGCTAAGGGATTGAGTCAACTGTGCCGATTAGAAATATGAGCGTACCAATTCCTCGCCCATCAACAAAGGTTGACTCTGCCATGAACACTGGCAACACACGGATTCAGGAAAAGACTCTCCCTCGCTCTCGAGAAACGACACGCGTTTCACCACGCCTGACCGTTCGAGAAGAAGTCGTCATTCCCGGAACGACCATTTCGGGGTTTTCCATGGTCGAGCTCATGATCGTCATGGTCGTGATAGGGATACTGGCGGCCATAGCCATCCCAAACTACGCTCTGATGACGAGCAGGGCGAAGGAATCCAGTGTCAAAGAGAGCGCCCACACGGTGCAGCTTGCCGCAGAGCTTTATGCGCTTGAGAACCGGGGGACATACTCAGACGCAGACGAGGGCTCCATCGTCGCCAACATAATCCCGCTTTTGCCCGGGCAGCAACGACTCAAGAACGTATTCACCGGCGGCAGGACTGAACCCGTTGTCGGCCCCGCGGCCAATCCCGGCGAGGTCGGCTACGAGGCGAGGGTGAATGTGGGGGTGAACGTGGGCTGCACGATCACCGGCTTCGGCGGCACAGGGACGGTCATCAGTCTGACAGGTGGCTCCTAGTCTCGGATCCTCTTTACTGGCTGCCGCGACTATCTCCAGTCCGATCCTGCTTCCTGACAATCTCGATCTCGAAAAGCTTGGGCCACCACTTCCCCGTGACAAACAGCCTACTTCGCTTTGAGTCGTACGCGATGCCGTTGAGAACATCCACCGGCTGAGTCAGATCATCGCGAGTCAAGAGCCCTTCCAGTTCTATCCACCCAACCACGAGTCCCGTTTGAGGTGAGATCATCGCGACGCGCTCGGTCGGCCAGACGTTCGCGTAGACGACCCCACGCACGTACTCCAGTTCGTTAAGGCCGCTTACTGGGCTGCCGGCGTCCTTCACCTGAATCCGGCCGGTCTCTTCGAGGGTCTCGGGATCAAGGAAGTGGAGTAGGGACGTGCCGTCGCTCATGATCAGGCGGGATTCGTCGTGCGTGATGCCCCAGCCTTCGGTTGGATAACGGAACTCTCGGAGGAGATTGAAGCTAACTTTGTCGTACACGAACCCGACGTGCGATTGCCACGTGAGTTGAAAGATCCTCTTGCCATAGACGGTTATGCCTTCTCCGAAATACCCGGGCGGCAGTTCACGGATTTGTAGTACCCTCCCCGTCTTGACGTCCACCTTGCGCAGCGTCGAACTCCCGTAGTTGCCTGTGCCCTCGTACAGAACGCCGTTCTCAAGAACCAATCCCTGCGTAAATGCATCTCGGGCGTGAGGGTAAGTATTCACGATTCTGTACGTGTAAGCGGGAGCACTGCGGCCTGGAGTAAGTCTGGCACGTAACGAATCGGCAGAGGCTTCAGAATCTTTGCCCTGCGGAGAGCTGGAGCAGGAACAGACGGCGAACACCAGCGCCGCCGTGAGGGCAGCGACGAGAAGGGTTGGGGCGACGCGGACGACGAGAGCGGCAGAGGTTGCAGGAACGCCCGCGATAAACGATGTGATAGAAACGTTTGTCTTCGGATGGCGCATAAATCAACCCTGCGTTAGCCATGTTCTAGTAGTGAACCGTAGGTTCGCAACGACCAAGCTTCATTCATAATACCATACAGATATTGTGAGTGGGAAAACTGAGATCCAGGACACGTTGCGTTGCCATGTGTTCGTGCAGGCAATACCCGGCGGGCTTGCCGCCTGATATCTGAACCGACGGATATGAAAGGGCGCGGCCCCTCGCGAAGCCGCCCCCGAAAGCGTTACATCTCGTTCTTGCGGCCCGAGCGCACTATCGTCGCCGGCCGCTGCTAGTCCTACCTGTCACCTACTCGCGACTCGATCCGGCAATTGCAGTGGTATCCTGCCTGTCCGAATACAAGACCCGGAGCCTCGGCGCTCCCTGCGACCCGTCAGCCGAAAATACCCCACTGAAAGGCTCAGAAACCTGTCAGACTTTATGGATCTGGCTGGACTCCTCAACTAATCGTGGGTTAGTGTGGAACTGTCATCGTTAACCGTTCCTACTAGAGCCACATGAGTGCCGCAAGCACTCAAAGAGGAAAGGAGCCCAGCCATGTCTCAGTATATA
It includes:
- a CDS encoding type II secretion system protein yields the protein MNTGNTRIQEKTLPRSRETTRVSPRLTVREEVVIPGTTISGFSMVELMIVMVVIGILAAIAIPNYALMTSRAKESSVKESAHTVQLAAELYALENRGTYSDADEGSIVANIIPLLPGQQRLKNVFTGGRTEPVVGPAANPGEVGYEARVNVGVNVGCTITGFGGTGTVISLTGGS
- a CDS encoding glutaminyl-peptide cyclotransferase, with the protein product MRHPKTNVSITSFIAGVPATSAALVVRVAPTLLVAALTAALVFAVCSCSSSPQGKDSEASADSLRARLTPGRSAPAYTYRIVNTYPHARDAFTQGLVLENGVLYEGTGNYGSSTLRKVDVKTGRVLQIRELPPGYFGEGITVYGKRIFQLTWQSHVGFVYDKVSFNLLREFRYPTEGWGITHDESRLIMSDGTSLLHFLDPETLEETGRIQVKDAGSPVSGLNELEYVRGVVYANVWPTERVAMISPQTGLVVGWIELEGLLTRDDLTQPVDVLNGIAYDSKRSRLFVTGKWWPKLFEIEIVRKQDRTGDSRGSQ